Proteins encoded by one window of Streptomyces sp. ALI-76-A:
- a CDS encoding Uma2 family endonuclease, whose protein sequence is MSAAAVERPHEERSLIAEANHIMESVPGLRVEIIGDQILVSPAPDGPHSEALMLFAAPFMNLGLVRALPGIGLWLPSGPEDYAIPDLSVVDDDYRDHLVENSCYDPTCFRLVMEVTSSNWKTDLQTKVAYYAKAGIPVYVIVDRKHQRLHVLTEPAGGSYATHGIHIPGELVTLPESVGGKVVLDVERILKAGLA, encoded by the coding sequence ATGTCCGCAGCAGCTGTCGAGCGGCCCCACGAGGAGCGGTCGCTGATCGCCGAAGCGAACCACATCATGGAAAGCGTTCCGGGCCTCCGCGTCGAGATCATCGGAGACCAGATCCTCGTGAGCCCAGCACCGGACGGCCCTCACTCCGAGGCGCTGATGCTGTTCGCAGCCCCCTTCATGAATCTGGGCCTCGTGCGCGCGCTCCCGGGCATCGGTCTCTGGCTGCCCAGCGGCCCGGAGGACTACGCGATCCCCGACCTTTCGGTGGTCGACGACGACTACCGTGATCACCTGGTGGAGAACAGCTGCTACGACCCGACATGCTTCCGTCTGGTCATGGAGGTCACGTCCAGCAACTGGAAGACGGATCTGCAGACCAAGGTCGCCTACTACGCCAAGGCCGGAATCCCCGTCTACGTCATCGTCGACCGCAAGCACCAGCGCCTCCATGTGCTGACCGAACCAGCGGGTGGCAGTTACGCCACGCACGGGATCCACATTCCCGGGGAGCTGGTCACACTGCCCGAGTCGGTGGGTGGCAAGGTCGTGCTCGACGTCGAGCGCATCCTGAAGGCCGGACTGGCTTGA
- a CDS encoding TetR family transcriptional regulator, which produces MPANHDGPDEGGTPSKSEQTRALILETAMRLFQERGYDKTTMRAIAKEAGVSVGNAYYYFEGKEHLIQGFYDRIAAEHQVAVREVLARETDLEARLAGVLKVWLDIAMPYHEFAVQFFKNAADPDSPLSPFSPESEHARVEAISVHRQVLAGATRTKVPDELRDILPELMWLAQMGLVLYWIFDRTEGRERSYRLAERGARLTARGVSLARFRVLRPLVREVHELFTDFLPGMTKVMRDPGAARSGRAE; this is translated from the coding sequence GTGCCTGCGAACCATGACGGCCCCGACGAGGGCGGTACCCCGAGCAAGTCCGAGCAGACCCGCGCCCTGATCCTGGAGACGGCGATGCGGCTGTTCCAGGAGCGGGGCTACGACAAGACGACCATGCGGGCCATCGCCAAGGAGGCCGGGGTCTCGGTCGGCAACGCCTACTACTACTTCGAGGGCAAGGAGCACCTGATCCAGGGCTTCTACGACCGGATCGCCGCCGAGCACCAGGTGGCGGTCCGGGAGGTCCTGGCCCGGGAGACCGACCTGGAGGCGCGGCTCGCGGGTGTGCTCAAGGTGTGGCTGGACATCGCCATGCCCTACCACGAGTTCGCGGTGCAGTTCTTCAAGAACGCCGCCGATCCGGACAGTCCGCTCAGCCCCTTCTCCCCCGAGTCGGAGCACGCGCGCGTGGAGGCCATCAGCGTCCACCGGCAGGTGCTCGCCGGAGCGACCAGGACCAAGGTTCCGGACGAGCTGCGGGACATCCTCCCCGAGTTGATGTGGCTCGCCCAGATGGGGCTCGTCCTGTACTGGATCTTCGACCGGACCGAGGGGCGTGAGCGGAGTTACCGGCTCGCCGAGCGGGGGGCGCGGCTCACCGCGCGGGGTGTCTCGCTGGCGCGGTTCCGGGTGCTGCGGCCGCTCGTCCGGGAGGTGCACGAGCTGTTCACGGACTTCCTGCCGGGGATGACGAAGGTGATGCGGGATCCGGGGGCGGCGAGGAGCGGGCGGGCGGAGTGA
- a CDS encoding DCC1-like thiol-disulfide oxidoreductase family protein, with the protein MSTVATTGDRDARRVPVRRLTVLYDAECALCGFVRDWLVRQPQLVPLELVPAGSAEAVRRFPGLDHRATLDEITVVGDAGQVYRDTAAWIVVLWALREQRSLAHRLSTRSGARLARGAVLAAAKWRGSRRERDGRWEAGGRWGGQVYRRADGWTYDPGQGWTYTQPGHGSCPPGDGPCPPGRRGGTRATR; encoded by the coding sequence GTGAGCACCGTGGCGACCACCGGGGACCGGGACGCGCGTCGCGTCCCGGTCCGCCGGCTCACCGTCCTGTACGACGCCGAGTGCGCCCTGTGCGGCTTCGTGCGCGACTGGCTCGTACGGCAGCCGCAGCTGGTGCCGTTGGAACTGGTGCCGGCCGGGTCGGCGGAGGCGGTACGGCGGTTTCCCGGGCTGGACCATCGCGCCACCCTGGACGAGATCACCGTCGTCGGGGACGCCGGGCAGGTCTACCGGGACACCGCGGCCTGGATCGTCGTCCTGTGGGCGCTGCGCGAGCAGCGGTCTCTCGCCCATCGGCTGAGCACCCGGTCCGGGGCGCGGCTCGCCAGGGGCGCGGTGCTCGCCGCCGCGAAGTGGCGTGGCTCCCGCCGGGAGCGGGACGGGCGGTGGGAAGCGGGCGGCCGGTGGGGCGGGCAGGTGTACCGCCGTGCGGACGGGTGGACCTACGACCCCGGTCAGGGCTGGACGTACACCCAGCCCGGCCACGGCTCCTGTCCGCCCGGTGACGGCCCCTGTCCGCCCGGCCGCCGCGGCGGGACCCGCGCCACTCGTTAG
- a CDS encoding VOC family protein, which yields MSDKESYELLGFDNVLLPVGDLAAAVGFYERAGFSVGFRFDEGGVAQLRVGGETPGLLLRVEDGLGQRPPAWPALRVWLEVPDARMAARELAAAGIALLDEPSSVATGWTVEVADPWGNVIGFTDYSKRPELARRV from the coding sequence ATGTCAGACAAGGAATCGTACGAGCTGCTCGGTTTCGACAACGTCCTGCTTCCCGTCGGGGACCTCGCCGCCGCGGTCGGCTTCTATGAGCGGGCCGGGTTCAGCGTGGGGTTCCGGTTCGACGAGGGCGGGGTCGCGCAGTTGAGGGTGGGCGGCGAGACGCCCGGGCTCCTGTTGCGGGTGGAGGACGGTCTCGGGCAGCGGCCGCCGGCGTGGCCCGCCCTGCGGGTGTGGCTGGAGGTGCCGGACGCCAGGATGGCCGCGCGGGAGCTGGCCGCCGCCGGGATCGCGCTGCTCGACGAGCCGTCCTCCGTGGCCACCGGGTGGACCGTCGAGGTCGCCGATCCGTGGGGGAACGTCATCGGGTTCACCGACTACAGCAAGCGACCGGAGCTCGCCCGCAGGGTGTGA
- a CDS encoding DNRLRE domain-containing protein: MTRNWRRMPGRRAGAVLLAATVATTGIVYAGFRLDGDIAQDGSGQERPTETVTEAAALTQAARTGQNVEVTAARAPRSSTWARPDGRMVKRLYTSPVRAKVDGEWKKIDPNLHQTKAGWEPNATNTRMVFSAGSGERDTHRASRTTTHRISLLKQAVMDESETPLVTLYVGDSAQYEIQLTWPGPVPAPIIDGNRALYPEIFPGGDLVLTADDDGFGQLIVLKNRQAAADPHVRQLAYGLHSARLTFHLDPLSGIVSATNADDQEVAVSTTPLMWDNSGQPAVTDGAVGATAQPTAPEAPSSPDTSAPAPSDSTTATEDTAESDEQSDTDLEILPSATDGPEPTVAESPLPSAPAEPTPAPAQSGSAATLSLPSLDGPSPDSRGELVETDLATGKWLLTPDQDFLNDPATTYPVFIDPSVKKHVQNWTTAYNRHPNATFYNGKGFNKGGTHEARVGFESDTWGTSRSFFNISFDKDLKGTKITSAKLRVLETYSWSCQARSMSVHLTSRINAHTNWKNAPKLHDGNKLATKSFAHGYKSGCRDAYETFDVKKGAQKAADKCEDTITFGMRARDEDAQYAWKKFQANGDNAPVLELVYNRKPTIVSNSLDLGPDGKCTTTKPYVRMGSGDLTFTAKATDKDKNLDYFDFDLWQTEHWDATGDLLKSTGKVSAGGDTDTALATTSRFSTSTLKGGATYSWRVRAVDDAGTTSGWYPKTPCRFVLDTTAPRPPKVTSTDFPNADGSENGFGSGPEDATWSTKKFGTAGSFTVRAVNTDVVRYEYGFNSANYTGSLNRTNGTATSVSGVISGAKPPAAGPNVIYVRAVDSAGNVSEPTKYFFYVTPRDQADKAGDFTGDQLPDMMVVTDAGNLVLYPSQATTDLTKGTGDLDYSMAGAYQVNRDKDPNGDDLPPYVAVPGGHFKGALITHNGDIYGGDGLQDLVVRVEGKLWVYPGDGYGAVNTDRRQEILLPTGAPSPASLTQIVAAGDITGDGRTDFLATAGDQLWAFTGYHGATVDQAIQLSASSWANRDLVTVMDVSGDGLADLVYRTDASARLLLRKGTAASAGGTDLSSLGSAANAAGGTDTEYGASGWSTSSIPLLMGTPDANGDSIPDIWAVQTDGSVRFHPGSRTALSGTGTEIIGKSGYWAIRIAIG; encoded by the coding sequence ATGACGCGCAACTGGCGCCGCATGCCCGGACGTCGAGCCGGCGCGGTGCTGCTCGCTGCCACGGTCGCCACCACTGGCATCGTCTACGCCGGGTTCCGGCTGGACGGCGACATCGCCCAGGACGGCAGCGGCCAAGAACGGCCCACCGAGACCGTCACCGAAGCCGCCGCGCTCACGCAGGCAGCACGGACGGGGCAGAACGTCGAGGTGACAGCAGCGCGCGCCCCGCGATCCAGCACGTGGGCCCGCCCCGACGGCCGTATGGTGAAACGGCTCTACACCTCGCCCGTCCGCGCCAAGGTGGATGGCGAGTGGAAGAAAATCGATCCGAACCTCCATCAGACCAAGGCCGGTTGGGAGCCGAACGCCACCAACACCCGGATGGTCTTCTCGGCCGGGTCCGGCGAACGCGACACCCACCGGGCCTCGCGCACTACCACGCACCGCATCTCCCTGCTGAAGCAAGCCGTTATGGACGAGAGCGAGACGCCACTCGTCACGCTGTACGTCGGCGACTCCGCACAGTACGAGATACAGCTGACCTGGCCCGGCCCTGTCCCGGCCCCGATCATCGACGGAAACCGCGCGCTGTATCCGGAGATCTTTCCAGGCGGCGACCTCGTGCTCACCGCCGACGACGACGGCTTCGGACAGCTCATCGTCCTGAAAAACCGTCAGGCGGCCGCCGACCCACACGTCCGGCAGCTCGCCTACGGACTCCACTCCGCCCGCCTCACCTTCCACCTCGACCCCCTGTCCGGGATCGTGAGCGCGACGAACGCCGACGACCAGGAGGTCGCGGTGTCCACCACCCCCCTCATGTGGGACAACAGCGGGCAGCCGGCCGTCACCGACGGCGCCGTGGGCGCCACGGCTCAGCCGACCGCACCCGAGGCTCCCAGCTCACCGGACACCAGTGCCCCCGCACCGAGTGACAGCACCACTGCCACCGAAGACACCGCCGAGTCCGACGAACAGAGCGACACCGACCTCGAGATACTGCCGTCGGCAACCGACGGCCCCGAGCCGACCGTGGCCGAATCGCCGCTGCCGTCCGCACCCGCCGAACCGACGCCGGCACCCGCGCAAAGCGGCTCCGCCGCGACACTGAGCCTGCCCTCACTCGACGGCCCCTCTCCCGACTCCCGCGGTGAACTCGTCGAGACCGACCTGGCCACCGGGAAGTGGCTGCTCACTCCCGACCAGGACTTCCTGAACGATCCGGCCACCACTTACCCGGTCTTCATCGACCCCTCGGTCAAAAAGCACGTCCAGAACTGGACCACTGCCTACAACCGGCACCCCAACGCCACGTTCTACAACGGCAAGGGCTTCAACAAGGGCGGCACCCACGAGGCCCGCGTCGGCTTCGAATCCGACACCTGGGGCACCTCACGGTCGTTCTTCAACATCTCCTTCGACAAGGACCTCAAGGGAACCAAGATCACCAGCGCCAAGCTGCGGGTGCTGGAGACGTACTCCTGGTCCTGCCAAGCCCGCTCGATGAGCGTCCATCTCACCAGCCGCATCAACGCACACACCAACTGGAAAAACGCGCCCAAGCTGCACGACGGCAACAAACTGGCCACCAAGAGCTTCGCCCACGGCTACAAATCCGGCTGTCGCGACGCCTACGAGACCTTCGACGTGAAGAAGGGCGCTCAGAAAGCCGCCGACAAGTGCGAGGACACGATCACTTTCGGCATGCGTGCCCGTGACGAGGACGCGCAGTACGCGTGGAAGAAGTTCCAGGCCAACGGTGACAACGCACCTGTGCTCGAACTCGTCTACAACCGCAAGCCGACGATCGTCTCCAACTCCCTCGACCTCGGCCCGGACGGAAAGTGCACTACCACCAAGCCGTACGTCCGCATGGGCTCCGGTGACCTTACCTTCACCGCCAAGGCCACCGACAAGGACAAGAACCTCGACTACTTCGACTTCGACCTGTGGCAGACGGAGCACTGGGATGCCACCGGGGACCTCCTGAAGTCGACCGGAAAGGTCTCTGCGGGCGGGGACACCGACACAGCGCTCGCAACCACCAGCAGGTTCTCCACCAGCACCCTAAAAGGCGGGGCCACGTACTCCTGGCGGGTACGAGCGGTCGACGACGCCGGCACGACCTCCGGCTGGTACCCGAAGACGCCCTGCCGGTTCGTCCTCGACACCACCGCACCCCGCCCGCCCAAGGTCACCTCCACCGACTTCCCCAACGCGGACGGCAGCGAGAACGGCTTCGGCAGTGGACCCGAGGACGCCACCTGGTCCACGAAGAAGTTCGGCACCGCCGGCTCCTTCACCGTGCGCGCCGTGAACACCGACGTCGTTCGCTACGAGTACGGCTTCAACTCGGCCAACTACACCGGCAGTCTTAACCGCACCAACGGCACAGCCACCAGCGTCAGCGGTGTCATCAGCGGCGCCAAGCCACCGGCCGCCGGACCCAACGTGATCTACGTCCGTGCCGTCGACAGCGCCGGCAACGTCTCCGAGCCGACCAAGTACTTCTTCTACGTCACTCCACGCGACCAGGCGGACAAGGCCGGCGACTTCACCGGCGACCAGCTCCCCGACATGATGGTGGTCACCGACGCCGGCAACCTCGTCCTCTATCCCTCGCAGGCCACCACCGACCTCACCAAGGGCACCGGGGACCTGGACTACTCGATGGCGGGTGCCTACCAGGTCAACCGCGACAAGGACCCCAACGGAGACGACCTTCCTCCTTACGTCGCGGTCCCGGGTGGCCATTTCAAGGGCGCGCTGATCACCCACAACGGCGACATCTACGGCGGTGACGGCCTCCAGGACCTCGTTGTCCGCGTCGAGGGCAAACTCTGGGTGTATCCCGGGGACGGCTATGGGGCGGTCAACACCGACCGCCGTCAGGAGATCCTGCTGCCCACCGGTGCTCCCAGTCCTGCCTCCCTGACGCAGATCGTGGCTGCGGGCGACATCACAGGCGACGGTCGCACCGATTTCCTCGCCACAGCGGGCGACCAGCTGTGGGCGTTCACCGGCTACCACGGCGCCACGGTCGACCAAGCGATCCAACTGTCCGCCTCCTCCTGGGCCAACCGCGACCTGGTGACAGTCATGGACGTGAGCGGTGACGGCCTCGCCGACCTCGTCTACCGCACGGACGCATCGGCCCGGCTGCTGCTGCGCAAGGGCACCGCCGCGAGCGCAGGCGGAACGGACCTGAGCTCCCTCGGCTCCGCCGCCAATGCTGCGGGCGGCACAGACACCGAGTACGGCGCCTCGGGCTGGTCCACGAGCAGCATCCCACTGCTGATGGGCACGCCCGACGCGAACGGTGACTCCATCCCCGACATCTGGGCCGTGCAGACCGACGGCTCCGTACGCTTCCATCCCGGCAGCAGAACCGCACTGTCGGGGACCGGTACCGAAATCATCGGGAAGTCGGGCTACTGGGCGATACGCATCGCCATCGGCTGA